Genomic DNA from Telopea speciosissima isolate NSW1024214 ecotype Mountain lineage chromosome 2, Tspe_v1, whole genome shotgun sequence:
gatttgttttcttttgttactGATTTTTTCTGTACAGGAGAACTTCCTATTGCTTGTAATGAGCctttgatctctcttcttcccaagTCATCTAATGCATAAACTATTGATCAGTATAGGCCGATTAGTCTCTGTGCTGTGGCGGTGAAAGTAATTACAAAAATTATGACCACTCGATTGAAAGAAGCTCTTCATCTGATGATCTCTCCATCACAGTCTGCATTCATTCCTGGGCGTTCAATTTCTATATTAATCAAAAGAAGAAGGGCAAGCCGAGATTTTTGGCGCTTAGTATGAAGAAGGCTTACGATTAGGTGGAGTAGGATTTTCTGGAGCGTCTACAGATTCAATTCGATTTCTCACCACAGTGGGTGAAAATGATCATGTCATGCCTTCGTGTGGTCACCTACAAGATTCTAGTAAAAGGTGCGGTTCAAGGTAGCGTTATTCCTTCTTGAGGCATACGTCAAGGAGATCCTCCGTCGCCAACTCTCTTTATCTTGTGTTCACAAGCTTTCAGTAGTATCATCTCTCAAGCAACGACTGATGGACTCATCAAGGGTGTTTGGGTTTGCAACCATACATCTCCTATTTCTCAACTCTTATTTGCAGATGATTGCCTGCTATTTTTTGAAGTCAAGCTAGCAGAAGTATGTCATTTGAAACATTGTTGAGACTTCTATTGCAAGACTAATGGTCAATGTGTGAATTTGCGAAAGTCTTCCTTATCTTTTGATCCAAACACTCCAATGCAATTTCATTGGTGGTTCTCTTGAATCTTAAAGGTAAATTATGGTCAAGGCCTTACAAAATATCTTGGCTTACCTATCGAGTTTGGACTCTCTAAAACTCAAATATTCAATGAGAATCTCGGATAAGACTGAGAATCGGTTTAATAGTTGGAAAAGGAATCTTCtatcctttgtgggtggtatcTTGGCTATAGAGATGGAAGTACATTAATGCCTATGGGTAGGTAAGGTTGAGTAATGGCTTTACCCCTTAACCATCCTAGTCCGAATATAGGACACAGATAATAATCTctattactctttttttttttggtagaaataatCCCTATTACTCTATGAGTAAATGGGTAAGACATGTAAGCATTAAACATGCTTGGTTTACCTTAATACCTAATAAATTACAAAGATTCATCCTATCTAACTTGTTAAATAACAAAATATTGATATAAAAACATAATCCCCTATATGACAATTActtgtaaaataaataataaacaacaaaataatataGATACTTTCTTAGACCCTTTATTCTACGATGACTATCCCTTTTGAAAAAGTACAAATTTTAAGATGAATAATTAATGTCATTAAAAACATatttattttcctaatttctctTACACTCTTTTAATAAATGGTCTTTACCTAATATGAAAGATATACAAAGAATTTAGGATAAACCAAAATGGGAAGGAGGACTATCCTTGGGAGATGGAGGGAAAAAGTATCTAAATGGTGTTTTCTTATTGATAGTTTGACACTCCCTAAGGTGttaaaataatttgtaactttatttttttctccttcttaatttaacatgtttttcttttttgcaaaGGTAAAACTTGTCATATCACATTTGCAATGTGTGAGACAATGACAActcttgaaaattaaaaagtcattctcaaataatttttaaaaccttCTTTTACAcccgagttaaaaaaaaaacttttgggaCTAAGAAGTGCAATCAAAAGAGGCGCAAGTTTCCTTCCACTGCCGGTGCAGAAAAAGTATAGCTATCAATGGTTGTAAACGTTTGCCCCCTATTTATGAATGGTCAATTATACCCCTATGTTGTTTCCCTTTACGCTGTGGATACTATTCGAATCCATCAGTCAAGGTTAGTGAAAAAtaagttgtaaccttattttttgtcattttatgataacatatatatatatatatatatatatatatatacatatttgtTTTTTCCAATTAGGGTAAattctatcatttcacatgcaaCAATGACAActcataatgataagtcactttcaactaATTTGAAGAACCTTTCTAccttaaataatttttggggATACGACAAGAGGCAATCAAAAGTATGTTACAATTTCTAGATTTAGAACTTTGGTGAGATAGGATATAGTGCAAGTATGGATTCTAAAAGCATATCAACTCACATGGGCTCACCCAAATGCCTTTTGAAATTAGCAAGACCTATGCATGTCTCATGATGAGGATCGAGGCCATGTTGAACTATTTCTTGAATTGAGTGTGTTTGGATTTGGTTTAACTCTGCCTCATCTATATCATTGCCATCCCAAAATGGCTAACCATGCTAAAATATTTTACCTCAATAAGACCAGTGTCATCCTTCTAAACGGTGTAGAGGAAGAAACCTTCGTAGGGAGATTAATTTCCCATGTATTTTCTGTTTACTCTCTTCTTGTTAAAAGTTTATCTTTTTGGTAAATCTCACTTTTAAGTAAGAATTTGATATTGCATTAATAACCTAAATAATTTTCACTAGTCTCCCAAAATTATCATCATATGTTTACTATAAATACATTAaactctcctttcttctcttcctcttttaaTGAATCTTTCTCCCCCCCTCTTTTAATTCATTAAACAAGCTAAAGGTTGTAAAAGCAACACAAGAAATATTAGACATTTAATAATATAACAGACAAATTGAACgttcaaaagaaaaattctaAAATGGGAATTTTTATGGGAAGGAGGGAATATTTACCTTTCTTTCCCAaaactttccattttttttttgtaacttaaaaacaagaaaaagaaaaaaagaggaaaccaAATCGTCCACTAAAGGGTTctaatgaggagagagaatgtgggGTCTATAGCACCCTCGAATTCGGATGAGATATGGGTGCTAACCCTCGCAGGCTGCCGTGTGATAACGGTCGGTATTCCATTTTAAATATGCAAATCATACTTACGCAACAGAAATTAATCATTCATATATCATAGTGCATCTCATGATCATATTACAACAGAAGCTACCTCATACATTCCATGTTGCAGCAgaaactatgctaaggcaagATCACTATACAATACAAAAAATACATCACTAAACCGTTCGTTCACGTCTTAAGAATATTATGGTTTTTACAGCAAAAACTACTATCAATATTTACATCCATATCATCTTCAAAATACTTCACCCCAAAAAGTAACTATAACACCTCGAAAATCGATGACTAACTACTCGAAAAGTATCATGTACTTCCCCCTGGCCATCTTAACGCACTCCACATGAGCCTATTTTGTAACTGTAACATATTGAGAGGTGAGATCAACTAGCCTATGAGAAGAATACAGTCATATCATGATGCAAGAATATGGATGATAGAATCTGAATATAGAAAATGAtacacatgtgattgggtattggtttgcttcatactcaattgactattagactattcttttggttaaaaaacttagttcaattttaaacttgtaaatatttttgttcaatagataattagttgttttttttatttttataaatcaacAATTaatagatactaaacaaaaattgcaaaatgtaaacaataactAGGGCCGGGCCGGAAGTAGCTTTAGGCttcaaccctggcccaacctGACCTTAACCCAGGGCCTGAaaattaaaccctaacccgctCTCAAGGTTGGAAAAAGCTAGCCCCAACCAGTTCGGGCTGAGGGCGCGCTCGGGCTGacatggccaaacttacacccctattAGCGATCATGCCATGGATTATTAATTCTAAGAGGATCAGCCGAATTACTCTTCAGTCCTCCCCTTCATTGCTTTTTGTATTATTAGTTTATAATCCACAGTTATGGCACCTTCAGTAAATTCTACACTATTCCGTAGATATTTATGTAATTCGCCAACTATCTAAAAGAAATCCTCGAAGCCGATTCGAAGAAGCGATCGCGGATTTGTggtttgaaaagaaaaacaaaaacaaaagggattATGGTGAGGCCACATAGTGTATATACATGAGGTTTTCCAGCTTATACATGACGTGGCAAACTATGACTGGTCCAACTTTACTTTCTCAGCGGTCATGTATGACTATCATCATGCTGTATTAGATGAAACCACCGAAAAAGAAGTGCTCCATCTCATTGCAGAGCCTTTGTTATCGGGGGAGTCTTCTCTCTATCATCTCCCGTCTCCTCGCCCTAGATTTCCTCAAGCTCTTCTCTTCTCGTCTACCTAATCAGcctaagttcttcttctccaaaatgGTGAGTTCTCCAGCCCTTTACTCTCTTCTGTTTTCTCTAGAATTCGCTTATCCATCCTTCCCGTAATGCTAGGGCTTCGTTTTTTGCTATCCAtacttgatttttattttttattgaatttgtaCTGCAATTTCTAGTTTGATCTGTGATTAGTTTGACTTTGGAGGCTGATTTTGCTGAAATCGGCCGCAATTTTGGTCTACTTTAGTTGTACTTGACTGTCTTTGTTTGCCTGGTTTAGCTCAGAATATCGATCTTCCTTGATTTAGCTTTGGATGCCTGAATCTCGTTTGGACTTATTTGATTCTCTTATTTTCATGTCTGGATTCGTTTCATGGTTGGAAAATTTATCGGCGAATGGAAGTTATAGATGCCCTGGTGTAAGACATGGACTATGTAGCGTTGATGTTATGGATCGAGATggaactttttttattttggttgcaATACATATTAGCTGGTGTTGCTCATGGGAATAGATTTTTCTGTGCGCTTGATTCACTGAGATGCCTTTTATTTAGGGCTTGTTGAATGATCTGTTGACTAGTTTTGCATATTTTAGTTTGTTTCCACATCGATCTGGTTACTGTAAGTGAGGAGCTACTAAATAATGGTAATTGAATTAGGTTTTGGTTTACAAATTTTCATGAATCTGTGCTCTCATTTATATATCAAATATTTCCCTGGTAGTTTACCGGATCGTGAAGTTTTTTTTTGCAATTGCTTGCTTTGTTCTTGTTTTGTGGTCTTATTAACGTTCTTGCTACTAAATATGGTAATTTGATTAGGTTTTGGTTTACAAATTTGCATGAATCTGTGCTCTCTGCTCTCATTTATATATCAAATCTTTCCCTTGGTAGTCTACCGGATGGTCAAGCTTCTTGCAATTGCTTACTTTGTTCTTGTTTTGTGGTCCTATTAACGTCCTCGCAACTCATAGGCCAACGCGGCATCAGGGATCGCTGTACATGATGAATGTAAGCTAAAGTTTTTGGAATTGAAGGCCAAAAGAACTTATCGCTTCATAGTGTTCAAGATAGAGGAGAAGCAAAAGCAGGTTGTGGTGGAAAAAGTCGGGGAGCCCGCCGAAAGTTATGAGGATTTCACTGCAAGCCTTCCTGCTGATGAGTGCCGATATGCAGTCTATGATTTTGACTTTGTAACAGCAGAGAACTGCCAGAAGAGCAGGATTTTCTTCATTGCCTGGTAACTCTTACTTTTGCAAACGTTCAGTTCACATTCTGTGTCTTGTACTCGTTAACCATCactattcttctctctttttttttttttttctatgttttttccttttcctttgctTTTTTAGGTCTCCTGATACATCTAGGGTGAGAAGTAAAATGATTTATGCAAGTTCCAAGGACAGATTCAAGAGAGAGCTAGACGGTATTCAGGTGGAATTGCAGGCAACTGATCCTACTGAGATGGGTCTTGATGTTATCAAAAACCGCGTCAGCTAAGTATGCATAGTAGACCTTGACATGGAGATTTTCTCCATACAGTCTGCTTTGCTCAGTTGAAATGTTTATAGTTTGTGAGGCGGTGAATTTGGCTAGATGTGATATCTACTTGTTCTTCGAGATTTACCGTTCAGTTCATGTTTTTAAGAACAACATAAATGATTTCGAGTATATCTTGTGATCTGTTATTGTGGAACCTATAGAACAAGTGTCACCTTGTAGTCCGATGTCTACAAGCTAATGCTATGTAACAGTTTGTTGGGGTAGACAACACATTTTGTTTTCACAACTTTGGGATGGATGCTTGACCCTTGTTATCTTTGTTGGGATTGTAGAAAAGGCAAGCCTACCATGCCTTTCTGAACACTGTTTTGGTTGCCTCTATTACATAGATAATCATATATTTATTCTTATAATCATTTCACATAGTtcaatttttataaatttttactGGACAAAAATTCTCCCCTGTGCTTTGCAGTTGCTTGGAAAACACACATTCAGATACATACAATGATAAATCCCTGAGTgttgccattttttttcttctaattgcAAGCTACTATGGGGGATTAGGAGCGTGTGGAAGTTGAATGTGTAATTTTGCTGATGTGAATGGACACTGACATTCTACTTTCGTGCTTAATGGTTCTAATTTATGTCAAAATCAGAATTCTGGGTTGAAAAAGGTCTGAGAAGTCATCCAAATTTTGACTGCACTTCATCATCATAGTTAAAACTTCGTCCTTGCTTCCAGCTGGTGCCTTTTAACTCTTTGTTTCTTGAAATTGGCTGGGAGTGGTTTTGTTTGCCAACCCCTTCATCCTCGTCGTGATTTTTTTGATTCCTGAATTGTTTACCTTTCCACTTTGTAGGTATTTTCTTGCTTAATTATTGTTTTTTCACCTTCATGGAGTTGTGGGATTTATATGTTCTGAGGTTTATTTTTGTCCACTTTGATGGGTAGTCTGATTAGCCAGTTGTTTTATTGAAAAAGTATTGTCCTTGGCCCttgcatcattttttttatgttcgGTTTGGTTCTTAGAGGATGCTGCAAAACTTCAGTTGTGTCTGTGATTTTGCCGTTCAGATAAATTTCAGTTATTATGGCCATTGGAGCAATGGTTGTTATTGCCATCATGATTATTTTCAAGATTTGGCCTTCTCTATCCCTTTAAGGCTTTCCTTCTGTTCTTTATATCATATCTTCCCCCCACTAGTGTGTATTGAGCATGACTGTTGAATCTTTTTGCTGACAATGTGGAAAGCCTTTGGGGTGCTCATATTATTTGAATCTCTACTGGTTTTCTGTTGGGTTCTCTCTATTTTAGAGGGTTGAAACTTGAAGAATGGGAAGGGGGGAAGAGGGGGGTTGGTATGGCCTCACACTTATCTTATGGGAATGTGTGTGGTAGCAGCTTTGATGGTTTCCGTTGTCTGGTGACCATATTGCCCTGGATAAGAATAGTTGAATAGTTATCTTGGGAAGTTTAGATTCTTTATTGTGCATTTGACTTGGTTCCAAAGTTTGCTTGGTGAGTGGAGGTGCTCTTCAAGACGCTCGAGTTAGTTGAAATTTGCTTGGGTATCTCGTGTTGTTTTGGAGGGAGAAGCATTTCTGTGTGTTGAGATGGTGGAAGTAGCTTGGATCATTTCTGTTCTGTGGTCGCCAtttgcccttgagaagaataGTTGAATAGTTATCTTGAGAAGTTGGGATTCTTTATTGTACACTTGACTTGGTTCCAAAGGGTTTGCCTGGTGACTTCAGGTGTTTCTTCAAGAAGCTCGAATAAATTGAAATT
This window encodes:
- the LOC122651749 gene encoding actin-depolymerizing factor 1-like; this translates as MKPPKKKCSISLQSLCYRGSLLSIISRLLALDFLKLFSSRLPNQPKFFFSKMANAASGIAVHDECKLKFLELKAKRTYRFIVFKIEEKQKQVVVEKVGEPAESYEDFTASLPADECRYAVYDFDFVTAENCQKSRIFFIAWSPDTSRVRSKMIYASSKDRFKRELDGIQVELQATDPTEMGLDVIKNRVS